In the Oreochromis aureus strain Israel breed Guangdong linkage group 14, ZZ_aureus, whole genome shotgun sequence genome, one interval contains:
- the LOC116322885 gene encoding solute carrier organic anion transporter family member 1C1-like yields MEERAEEGHTQENGGSECAARQPRTSPCTSLRMFLVALSFAYFAKALSGSYMKSTITQLERRFDIPSYLIGVIDGSFEIGNLLVIAFVSYFGAKLHRPKIIAVGCVLMSIGTFIIALPHFIIGRYEFETSVRWVVNSTLNPSPCRPDSPGNLTEDGTLPQVPASGCESESNLSMWIYVLLGNVLRGIGETPVQPLGISYIDDFATEENAALYVGCVQTISVVGPVFGYLLGSLCAKIYVDIGFVKMETITITPSDSRWVGAWWLGYLIAGVITLLSAIPFWFLPRSLPVPGPEVPEKCTPEQTSFIKGSPLLKHKYSADEHTSFIEMAKDFVPTLRTLLAHPVYLVYLCVTIIQLNSLIGMVTYKPKYIEQHFRQSASKANFLMGVINIPAVALGMFSGGLLMKRLKLNIMGAAKFAFGTSLIGYILSLFFFAMSCENAKVAGVTLSYDNIDRISYDKHLLFTDCNSKCVCSSSDWDPVCGENGVTYVSPCLAGCTTSAGSGKNTVFSNCSCVGVAGNFTASTGHCPQKDDCDRMFPYFLALSVITSFIISLGGTPGYMLLIRCIKPQLKSLALGFHALATRTLAGIPAPIYFGAIIDTTCLKWGQKRCGGIGACRIYNTTAYRIAYLGLTLSLRTISFIICIPGFILLSRQLKEEERSAIHGALRNGGTELEVLRKEELVISNSDQPHHPSENSTDRQTRL; encoded by the exons ATGTTTCTGGTGGCATTGTCCTTTGCCTACTTTGCAAAGGCTCTGTCGGGGAGCTACATGAAGAGCACAATAACCCAGCTCGAGAGGCGCTTTGACATCCCTAGTTACCTAATAGGTGTCATTGACGGGAGCTTCGAGATAG GCAACTTGCTGGTGATAGCTTTTGTCAGTTACTTTGGAGCCAAACTCCACAGGCCAAAGATCATTGCAGTGGGCTGTGTATTGATGTCCATCGGCACCTTCATCATAGCTCTGCCTCATTTCATCATTGGTCG CTATGAGTTTGAGACATCGGTGCGGTGGGTAGTGAACTCAACTCTTAACCCCTCTCCGTGTCGGCCAGACTCACCAGGAAACCTGACAGAAGATGGTACACTACCTCAAGTGCCAGCCTCAG GTTGTGAAAGTGAGTCCAACCTGTCCATGTGGATCTATGTGCTCCTGGGAAATGTTTTGCGCGGGATTGGAGAGACACCTGTTCAGCCTCTGGGAATCTCATATATAGATGATTTTGCCACTGAGGAGAATGCAGCACTTTATGTTG GTTGTGTACAGACCATTTCAGTGGTTGGCCCTGTGTTTGGTTACCTATTGGGCTCCCTTTGTGCCAAAATCTATGTGGATATTGGATTTGTAAAAATGG AGACCATCACCATTACCCCATCAGATTCCCGCTGGGTGGGTGCCTGGTGGCTGGGTTACCTCATAGCTGGGGTTATCACCCTTCTTTCTGCTATCCCATTCTGGTTTCTGCCCCGCTCTCTACCCGTGCCCGGGCCAGAGGTCCCAGAGAAGTGCACACCAGAGCAGACAAGTTTCATCAAAGGCTCTCCCCTTCTGAAGCACAAGTACTCAGCAGATGAACATACTAGTTTTATAGAGATGGCCAAAG ATTTCGTTCCAACCCTGCGAACGCTGCTGGCACACCCAGTCTATCTGGTCTACCTGTGCGTGACAATCATTCAGCTGAACTCTCTCATCGGCATGGTCACTTACAAGCCCAAGTACATTGAGCAGCACTTCAGACAATCAGCTTCAAAGGCCAACTTTCTGATGG GTGTGATAAATATCCCAGCTGTGGCACTGGGGATGTTTTCTGGAGGTCTGCTGATGAAGAGGCTGAAGCTGAACATCATGGGAGCAGCCAAGTTCGCCTTTGGCACATCACTTATTGGTTACATCCTGTCATTGTTCTTCTTCGCAATGAGTTGTGAGAATGCCAAGGTGGCCGGGGTGACACTTTCATATGACAA CATCGATAGGATATCGTATGATAAGCACCTGCTCTTCACAGACTGCAACTCAAAGTGCGTTTGTTCATCGAGCGACTGGGACCCAGTCTGCGGAGAGAACGGCGTCACATATGTTTCTCCGTGTCTGGCTGGCTGCACCACCTCTGCtggctcaggaaaaaacacA GTCTTCTctaactgttcctgtgtcggtgTGGCTGGTAACTTTACGGCCAGTACAGGTCACTGCCCTCAAAAAGACGACTGTGACAGGATGTTCCCGTACTTCCTGGCTCTCTCTGTCATCACTTCCTTTATCATCTCTCTTGGAGGGACACCAGGATACATGCTTCTTATCAG GTGCATCAAACCACAGCTGAAATCTTTGGCCCTGGGTTTCCACGCATTGGCAACACGGACCCTTG CAGGGATCCCAGCACCCATTTACTTTGGAGCAATCATTGACACCACATGTCTAAAATGGGGTCAGAAAAGGTGTGGGGGAATAGGAGCCTGTCGAATCTACAACACCACCGCCTACAG AATAGCATACCTGGGCCTGACTCTGAGCCTACGGACTATCTCCTTTATTATTTGCATCCCGGGCTTCATCCTGCTCAGTCGACAGCTGAAGGAGGAGGAACGAAGCGCCATCCACGGAGCTCTGAGGAACGGTGGAACTGAACTGGAGG